A genome region from Plasmodium vivax chromosome 11, whole genome shotgun sequence includes the following:
- a CDS encoding hypothetical protein, conserved (encoded by transcript PVX_114805A), with the protein MCIRISRITGLNEKIRGSLFRRKISGPTPLYKTPLRYIWFIFFYIDIFLLYVFTFSCFFSIILRQECFEIFSILFFTAANLVSSFFIDFFFMLIKGEEVVSEDEIIISTFLTITLCIVKIATNVCTFYFSLITSGKIIDSTEVHMKQRCHTSAAKWLLLNCIIINSFSFLETYIETILTFFSIVHFKRQVQNYETIV; encoded by the exons ATGTGTATACGCATAAGCAGAATTACAGGgttgaatgaaaaaattcgaGGATCGCTATTTCGAAGGAAAATCAGCGGGCCCACTCCGCTGTACAAAACCCCCCTCAGATATatttggttcatttttttctacatagACATATTCTTGTTATATGTATTCACCTTTTCGTGTTTTTTCTCCATAATTCTGCGCCAAGAATGctttgaaatattttccatCCTCTTTTTCACCGCGGCAAATTTGG TTTCGAGCTTTTTTatcgactttttttttatgctaataaagggagaagaagtgGTGAGCGAAGATGAAATTATCATATCCACCTTTTTGACCATAACGTTATGCATCGTTAAGATTGCCACGAACGTTTGCACGTTTTATTTCTCTCTGATAACGTCGGGGAAAATCATAGACTCCACGGAGGTCCATATGAAGCAAAGGTGCCACACGTCCGCTGCAAAATGGCTGCTACTGaattgtataattataaactCCTTTTCGTTCCTCGAAACTTACATTGAAACCATTTTGACCTTTTTCTCGATAGTTCACTTTAAGCGGCAGGTGCAGAATTACGAGACGATCGTTTAG
- a CDS encoding DnaJ domain containing protein (encoded by transcript PVX_114815A) translates to MNYHKILGVTKNACKKTIREAYLKKVKLYHPDLNKSPDATSKFKQIQEAYQALYNDDYAQKSHYGENSYGRGNKAEDSKSNQSYSRSDDFTDFHKAFYEEVRKMRENERREQNRRYANSNYSYSFNDLFHKYPREHFYINLIFKLFPLFVVPFLFLFIVYKQYL, encoded by the exons atgaattatcaCAAAATATTAg GTGTAACTAAAAATGCCTGCAAAAAAACAATACGCGAagcttatttaaaaaaagtcaaGTTATACCACCCCGATTTGAACAAAAGCCCTGATGCCACCTCAAAGTTTAAGCAAATCCAGGAGGCCTACCAAGCCCTGTACAATGACGACTATGCGC AAAAGTCCCACTACGGAGAAAACTCTTACGGAAGGGGAAACAAGGCGGAAGATTCAAAGAGCAACCAAAGTTACAGTCGCTCGGATGACTTTACCGATTTTCACAAAGCCTTTTACGAAGAAGTTCGTAAAATGagggaaaacgaaagaaGGGAACAGAACAGA cGTTACGCGAACAGCAACTACAGTTACTCCTTCAACGACCTCTTTCATAAGTACCCGCGGGAGCACTTTTACATAAatctcatttttaaattattcccCCTGTTCGTCGTCCCCTTTCTGTTCCTCTTTATTGTGTACAAGCAGTACCTGTAA
- a CDS encoding hypothetical protein, conserved (encoded by transcript PVX_114810A), producing the protein MPNLFKIKKSKEENVSQPKLVTKAIISSDFIKRLPKYEDKRTIIYYWGKRVINENDDTPEHLPTIYTELCNVKIKEISCNKSCALFLSNTGNMYSFGKGLHGELGQGNLIVYSIQPTLIESVSHIKQIACGYNHSLCLSNDNVLYAWGHGNYNGLKCNMDKYEPTILNIIDYGDVIETTLNALSHLITDYERCEKKKKICTQIYAKYNQSIAVCDANSSMYIWGETYNNYLKYVPTFFYKFECNKIKQIAMGKNFGILLLLNGELYGWGDGTYGELCRRSFDDEGGCYFIYPEPLILRDANNKKLPNINKVSAGARHVLLITEDEHVWSFGDKISGQCGISGFQNIVTTPKFVELHENNQKAKKVFCGERHSACINKFNQLYMWGHSAHHKLIFTASSDFLLNQNVQPGISIQSGLKQKFNKATLIYSMLHQKVTNAYLGDDFTIVVVGGETCENTKQGDQYSDKTFYSVQEESAYVST; encoded by the coding sequence ATGCCAAACTtgttcaaaataaaaaagtcgaaagaagaaaacgtgTCGCAGCCCAAGCTAGTGACAAAAGCCATCATCTCGTCGGACTTCATTAAAAGGCTACCGAAATATGAAGACAAAAGGACTATTATATACTACTGGGGGAAGAGAGTGATCAACGAAAATGACGACACGCCAGAGCACTTGCCAACGATATACACCGAGCTGTGCAACgtgaaaattaaagaaatcaGTTGCAACAAATCATGTGCGCTATTTTTGAGCAACACAGGAAATATGTACTCTTTCGGAAAGGGGCTACATGGAGAGTTGGGCCAGGGAAATTTAATCGTCTACAGCATCCAACCAACCCTAATCGAGTCGGTCAGCCACATCAAGCAGATAGCCTGTGGGTACAATCACTCCCTCTGTCTGTCAAACGATAATGTTCTCTACGCATGGGGGCATGGCAATTATAATGGCCTAAAATGTAACATGGATAAATACGAGCCAaccattttaaatataattgattATGGCGATGTGATTGAAACTACGCTGAACGCCCTGTCGCATTTAATCACTGACTATGAaaggtgtgaaaaaaaaaaaaaaatctgcacaCAAATTTACGCAAAATATAATCAAAGTATAGCTGTATGTGATGCTAATAGTTCCATGTATATATGGGGAGAGACatacaataattatttgaaatatgttcccacttttttttacaaatttgagtgtaacaaaattaagcaaataGCCATGGGGAAAAACTTTGgcattttgcttcttctcaATGGAGAGCTGTACGGATGGGGAGATGGCACTTATGGAGAGCTATGCAGACGATCCTTTGATGATGAGGGAGGGTGTTACTTCATATACCCTGAACCGCTCATCCTAAGGGATGCTAACAATAAGAAGTTgccaaatataaataaagtcAGCGCAGGAGCTAGACACGTGTTGCTAATAACGGAAGATGAACATGTGTGGTCTTTTGGTGATAAAATTTCAGGCCAGTGTGGAATTTCAGGCTTCCAAAATATTGTGACTACCCCCAAATTTGTGGAGCTACATGAAAATAATCAAAAGGCCAAAAAGGTTTTCTGTGGAGAAAGACACTCTGCTtgtattaacaaatttaatcAACTCTACATGTGGGGTCATTCTGCGCAccacaaattaatttttactgcCAGCTCGGATTTTCTCCTAAACCAGAATGTCCAGCCAGGCATTTCCATTCAGTCTGGGCTGAAGCAGAAGTTTAACAAAGCCACGTTGATTTATTCTATGCTGCACCAGAAGGTTACCAATGCGTATTTGGGTGACGACTTCACCATTGTGGTCGTCGGAGGAGAAACGTGCGAAAATACCAAGCAGGGGGACCAGTACTCTGATAAGACGTTTTACTCTGTGCAGGAGGAGAGCGCCTACGTGTCGACGTAG